Proteins from a genomic interval of Vanacampus margaritifer isolate UIUO_Vmar chromosome 4, RoL_Vmar_1.0, whole genome shotgun sequence:
- the smyd2a gene encoding N-lysine methyltransferase SMYD2-A produces the protein MKNEGIEGTERFVSPDRGRGLRALRDFALGELVFACPAYSYVLTESERGAHCEHCFTRKEDLFKCGKCKQGHYCNIDCQRGDWPMHKLECVAMCAYGENWCPSETVRLVARIIMKQRVTTERTLSERLLLLKEFEAHLDKMDSEKDEMNQTDIAALHHFYGKHISNIPDDQALTELFAQVNCNGFTIEDEELSHLGSAVFPDVALMNHSCSPNVIVTYKGTVAEVRAVKGISPGEEIFNSYIDLLYPTEDRKERLLESYFFTCQCTECTTKSKDKEKMEIRKLSSGAPEPEEIRAMVKYAKNVIEEFRKAKHYKSPSELLEMCELSQEKMAAIFADTNVYMLHMMYQAMGVCLYMQDWDGAMNYGEKIIQPYSVHYPAYSLNVASMYLKLGRLYLGLEKKKQGVKALKKALAIMEVAHGKDHHYVAEVKREIEEQK, from the exons ATGAAGAACGAAGGCATAGAAGGGACGGAGCGGTTTGTTAGCCCGGACAGGGGCCGAGGTCTCCGGGCGTTGAGGGACTTCGCGTTGGGAGAGTTGGTGTTCGCATGCCCAGCTTACTCGTACGTGCTGACCGAGAGCGAGCGAGGAGCGCACTGCGAGCACTGTTTCACCAG AAAAGAGGACCTTTTTAAATGTGGCAAATGTAAACAGGGCCACTATTGCAACATTGACTGCCAG CGAGGGGATTGGCCCATGCACAAGCTGGAGTGTGTTGCCATGTGTGCCTACGGGGAGAACTGGTGTCCCTCAGAGACGGTCAGATTGGTGGCCAGAATCATCATGAAACAG AGAGTCACAACAGAGCGCACGCTGTCAGAAAGACTGCTGTTACTCAAAGAGTTTGAAGCAC atttaGACAAAATGGACAGCGAGAAGGATGAAATGAACCAGACAGACATCGCCGCCCTGCACCACTTCTACGGCAAGCACATCAGCAACATCCCGGATGATCAGGCTCTCACTGAGCTCTTTGCACAG GTTAATTGCAATGGTTTCACAATAGAGGATGAGGAGCTCTCACATTTGGGATCGGCTGTTTTTCCAGA TGTAGCACTGATGAACCACAGCTGCAGTCCAAATGTCATTGTCACATACAAAGGCACAGTGGCCGAAGTGAGAGCTGTGAAAGGGATCAGCCCCGGAGAGGAG ATCTTCAACAGTTACATCGACTTGCTCTACCCTACAGAGGACCGCAAGGAACGGTTGTTAGAGTCCTACTTCTTCACATGCCAGTGTACAGAATGCACGACCAAGTCAAAG GACAAAGAGAAGATGGAAATCCGGAAGCTGAGCTCCGGAGCACCTGAGCCAGAGGAAATCCGAGCAATGGTCAAATACGCCAAAAATGTCATCGAGGAGTTCAGGAAAGCAAAACACTACAaga GCCCGAGCGAGCTGCTGGAGATGTGTGAACTCAGCCAGGAGAAGATGGCCGCCATATTTGCAGACACTAACGTCTACATGCTGCACATGATGTATCAGGCCATGGGCGTCTGCCTCTACATGCAGGACTGGGACGGAGCCATGAACTACGGGGAGAAGATCATACAGCCATACAG TGTGCACTACCCGGCCTACTCTCTGAATGTGGCGTCCATGTATCTGAAGCTGGGTCGTTTGTATTTGGGCttggagaagaagaagcaagGAGTCAAAGCTCTCAAGAAG GCATTGGCTATCATGGAGGTGGCGCATGGGAAAGATCACCATTATGTTGCAGAAGTCAAACGGGAAATTGAGGAGCagaaataa